One stretch of Lysobacter sp. KIS68-7 DNA includes these proteins:
- the speD gene encoding adenosylmethionine decarboxylase gives MVKPLPRLKLQGFNNLTKALSFNIYDVCYAVSEEQRGRYIEYIDEEYNADRLTQILTDVAEIIGANILNVARQDYDPQGASVTILISEQPVVEKALAKGVISEAVVAHMDKSHITVHTYPETHPDNGIATFRADIDVATCGVISPLKALNYLIESLESDIVVMDYRVRGFTRDIKGKKHYIDHKINSIQDYLAKNVRSRYEMLDVNVYQENIFHTKMHLKEFDLDNYLFEEKAKNLSFKERMKIEARLKREIEELYHGRNLVE, from the coding sequence ATGGTCAAGCCGCTGCCGCGCCTGAAGCTCCAGGGCTTCAACAACCTCACCAAGGCGCTGTCGTTCAACATCTACGACGTGTGCTACGCGGTGTCCGAAGAGCAGCGCGGGCGCTACATCGAGTACATCGACGAGGAATACAACGCCGACCGCCTGACCCAGATCCTCACGGACGTGGCGGAGATCATCGGCGCGAACATCCTCAACGTCGCGCGCCAGGACTACGACCCGCAGGGCGCGTCGGTCACGATCCTCATCAGCGAACAGCCCGTCGTGGAGAAGGCCCTGGCCAAGGGCGTGATCTCCGAAGCGGTGGTCGCGCACATGGACAAGTCGCACATCACGGTGCACACCTATCCGGAAACCCACCCGGACAACGGCATCGCGACCTTCCGCGCCGACATCGACGTGGCCACCTGCGGCGTGATCTCCCCGCTGAAGGCCCTGAACTACCTGATCGAAAGCCTGGAATCGGACATCGTGGTGATGGACTACCGCGTGCGCGGCTTCACCCGCGACATCAAGGGCAAGAAGCACTACATCGACCACAAGATCAATTCGATCCAGGATTACCTGGCGAAGAACGTGCGTTCGCGGTACGAGATGCTCGACGTGAACGTCTACCAGGAAAACATCTTCCACACGAAGATGCACCTGAAGGAATTCGACCTCGACAACTATCTGTTCGAGGAGAAGGCGAAGAACCTGTCGTTCAAGGAGCGCATGAAGATCGAGGCGCGGCTCAAGCGCGAGATCGAAGAGCTCTACCACGGGCGAAACCTGGTCGAGTGA
- a CDS encoding YdcH family protein: MFEGQPQAELDAMMKTNPEFKSLYQRHKELDKQVLDAELGVLAIDDLTLSRMKREKLAAKDRLTTMYAASAH, from the coding sequence ATGTTCGAAGGGCAACCGCAGGCAGAACTCGACGCGATGATGAAGACCAATCCCGAGTTCAAATCCCTGTACCAGCGGCACAAGGAACTCGACAAGCAGGTGCTGGACGCCGAACTCGGCGTGCTTGCGATCGACGACCTCACGCTGTCGAGGATGAAACGCGAGAAGCTCGCGGCGAAGGATCGATTGACCACGATGTACGCTGCTTCCGCCCACTAG
- the maiA gene encoding maleylacetoacetate isomerase yields the protein MNDRLRLFSYWRSSAAYRVRIGLNLKGLKYEIAPVHLLRDGGEQHGAEFRAANPQGLVPVLEHGQRMMRQSMAILEYLDEVWPAPALLPATARDRQRVRALAQVIACDVHPLNNLRVLQYFEREWHVPQPERDEWVRHWICEGLDAFEAMLVDHPSTDEFCDGALPTLADVCLVPQLYNARRFGIDIARFPTISRIEAACLALPAFDAARPENQPDAPEKH from the coding sequence GTGAACGATCGGTTGCGTTTGTTTTCGTACTGGCGCTCCAGCGCCGCGTATCGCGTACGCATCGGCCTCAACCTCAAGGGCCTGAAATACGAGATCGCCCCCGTGCACCTGCTGCGCGACGGCGGCGAACAACACGGGGCCGAGTTCCGCGCCGCCAATCCGCAAGGCCTGGTCCCGGTGCTCGAACACGGCCAGCGCATGATGCGGCAGTCGATGGCCATCCTCGAATACCTGGATGAAGTGTGGCCCGCGCCCGCGCTGTTGCCCGCCACCGCGCGCGACCGCCAGCGCGTGCGCGCGCTCGCGCAGGTGATTGCGTGCGACGTGCATCCGCTCAACAACCTGCGCGTGCTGCAGTACTTCGAACGGGAGTGGCACGTGCCGCAGCCCGAGCGCGACGAATGGGTGCGCCATTGGATCTGCGAAGGGCTGGATGCCTTCGAAGCCATGCTCGTGGACCATCCGTCCACCGACGAGTTCTGCGACGGCGCGCTGCCGACGCTCGCGGACGTGTGCCTGGTGCCGCAGCTCTACAACGCGCGGCGGTTCGGCATCGACATCGCGCGCTTCCCGACGATTTCGCGGATCGAAGCGGCGTGCCTGGCGCTACCGGCGTTCGATGCGGCGCGTCCGGAAAACCAGCCGGACGCACCCGAGAAGCATTGA
- a CDS encoding haloacid dehalogenase-like hydrolase: MSGKLVVFDFDHTLYDGDSGSHLVGWLLKRSAWRSVAAILAAPVLLPLVAFLPTRRFGISGFLWIGTLGTHARHDLDALIDQYVTDDAANIRARLLPKALTVLQKHRDAGDEVLVATGAPPELARAILDFVAHQDLPVIGSLSRPFLGGLVTREHCHHDNKMRMVRAAGHGPIDVAYSDSAADLPLLLAARAPVVVNPKRGRVDMFRRVLPPGTPILNWGCADRGGD; the protein is encoded by the coding sequence GTGAGTGGGAAGCTCGTTGTCTTCGACTTCGACCACACGCTTTACGACGGCGACTCCGGCAGCCATCTCGTGGGCTGGCTGCTCAAGCGGAGTGCGTGGCGCAGCGTGGCGGCGATCCTCGCCGCACCGGTCCTGCTGCCGCTGGTCGCCTTCCTGCCGACGCGACGCTTCGGCATTTCCGGCTTCCTGTGGATCGGCACGCTGGGCACGCATGCGCGGCACGACCTCGATGCGCTGATCGACCAGTACGTCACCGACGATGCGGCGAACATCCGCGCGCGCCTGCTGCCGAAGGCGCTGACCGTGCTGCAGAAGCATCGAGACGCAGGCGACGAGGTGCTGGTGGCGACGGGCGCACCGCCCGAACTCGCGCGCGCTATCCTGGATTTCGTCGCGCACCAGGATTTGCCGGTGATCGGCAGCCTGTCGCGTCCGTTCCTCGGCGGGCTCGTGACACGCGAGCACTGCCACCACGACAACAAGATGCGGATGGTGCGCGCGGCCGGGCACGGTCCGATCGACGTCGCCTATTCCGACAGCGCCGCCGACCTGCCGCTGCTGCTCGCCGCGCGCGCGCCGGTGGTGGTGAATCCGAAGCGCGGGCGCGTGGACATGTTCCGGCGCGTGTTGCCGCCGGGGACGCCGATCCTCAACTGGGGTTGCGCCGACCGCGGCGGCGACTGA
- a CDS encoding PilT/PilU family type 4a pilus ATPase, producing the protein MDIGYFLKLMTEKNASDMFLTTGAPVYIKVEGKLYPLGNTGLPTGMVKKIAYSLMDEGQVPQFERDLELNMAIALPESGRFRVNVFKQRGEVGMVIRAIRSVIPSIEELQLPQVLKEIIMAPRGLVLIVGSTGSGKSTTLASMIDYRNSTSPGHILTIEDPIEYLHKHKKSIVNQREVGLDTHAFHNALKNAMREAPDVILIGEILDATTMEAAIAFAETGHICLATLHSNNADQTIERILNFFPEAAHKNVLMNLALNLKAVVSQRLVIGVDGRRIPAAEVLINTPMIRDLLRRGQVHEIKQAMEESLEAGMESFDQCLFRLAKEGKIDKEAALQAADSRDGLALKFRLSEGATGEHDPYADVFDTRVG; encoded by the coding sequence ATGGACATCGGCTATTTCCTGAAGCTGATGACGGAGAAGAACGCTTCCGACATGTTCCTGACCACCGGCGCGCCGGTGTACATCAAGGTCGAAGGCAAGCTCTATCCGCTCGGGAACACCGGCCTGCCCACGGGCATGGTGAAGAAGATCGCGTACTCGCTGATGGACGAAGGCCAGGTGCCGCAGTTCGAGCGCGACCTGGAGCTGAACATGGCGATCGCGCTCCCGGAGTCGGGCCGCTTCCGCGTGAACGTGTTCAAGCAGCGCGGCGAAGTGGGCATGGTGATCCGCGCGATCCGCAGCGTGATCCCGTCCATCGAAGAGCTGCAGCTGCCGCAGGTGCTGAAGGAAATCATCATGGCCCCGCGCGGCCTGGTGCTGATCGTCGGCTCCACCGGTTCGGGCAAGTCGACCACGCTCGCTTCGATGATCGACTACCGCAACAGCACTTCGCCGGGCCACATCCTCACCATCGAGGATCCGATCGAATACCTGCACAAGCACAAGAAGTCGATCGTGAACCAGCGCGAAGTCGGCCTGGACACGCACGCCTTCCACAACGCGCTGAAGAACGCGATGCGCGAAGCGCCGGACGTGATCCTGATCGGCGAGATCCTGGACGCGACGACGATGGAAGCGGCGATCGCCTTCGCCGAAACCGGCCACATCTGCCTGGCGACGCTGCACTCCAACAACGCCGACCAGACCATCGAGCGCATCCTCAACTTCTTCCCGGAAGCCGCGCACAAGAACGTGCTGATGAACCTCGCGCTGAACCTCAAGGCGGTGGTCTCGCAGCGTTTGGTGATCGGCGTCGATGGCCGCCGCATCCCGGCGGCGGAAGTGCTGATCAACACGCCGATGATCCGCGACCTGCTGCGCCGCGGCCAGGTGCACGAGATCAAGCAGGCGATGGAAGAGTCGCTGGAAGCGGGCATGGAGTCCTTCGACCAGTGCCTGTTCCGCCTCGCGAAGGAAGGCAAGATCGACAAGGAAGCGGCGTTGCAGGCCGCGGACTCGCGCGACGGCCTCGCCCTCAAGTTCCGCCTGTCCGAAGGCGCGACCGGCGAACACGATCCCTACGCGGACGTCTTCGACACCCGCGTCGGCTGA
- the crp gene encoding cAMP-activated global transcriptional regulator CRP — protein MSPSLTAHITPLRRTASPLAPDSPTLERFLAQCHRRRYPTRTDVFRPGDPAGTLYYVVNGSVSIITEEDDGRELVLGYLGTGEFVGEMGLFIETERREVALRTRTPCELAEISYERLYQLLLGPLVQDAPKILYMIGAQLSRRLLDTSRKAGRLAFLDVTDRIVRTLHDLAREPESMSHPQGTQLRVSRQELARLVGCSREMAGRVLKKLEAEGKLHARGKTVVLYGTR, from the coding sequence ATGAGCCCATCCCTGACCGCGCACATCACGCCGCTCCGTCGCACCGCCAGCCCGCTTGCGCCGGATAGCCCGACGCTCGAGCGCTTCCTGGCCCAGTGCCACCGCCGCCGATATCCCACGCGCACCGACGTCTTCCGCCCCGGCGATCCGGCCGGCACCCTCTATTACGTGGTCAACGGCTCGGTCAGCATCATCACCGAGGAAGACGACGGCCGTGAATTGGTGCTCGGCTACCTCGGCACCGGCGAGTTCGTCGGCGAGATGGGCCTGTTCATCGAAACCGAGCGGCGGGAAGTCGCGCTGCGCACGCGCACGCCCTGCGAGCTCGCCGAGATCAGCTACGAGCGCCTGTATCAATTGCTGCTCGGCCCGCTGGTGCAGGACGCACCCAAGATCCTCTACATGATCGGCGCCCAGCTTTCGCGCCGGCTGCTGGACACCAGCCGCAAGGCCGGCCGCCTCGCCTTCCTCGACGTCACCGACCGCATCGTGCGCACGCTGCACGACCTGGCCCGCGAGCCCGAGTCGATGAGCCATCCGCAAGGCACCCAGTTGCGCGTCTCCCGCCAGGAGCTCGCGCGCCTGGTCGGCTGCTCGCGCGAAATGGCCGGCCGCGTCCTGAAGAAGCTGGAAGCCGAGGGCAAGCTGCACGCCCGCGGCAAGACCGTCGTCCTCTACGGGACGCGCTGA
- the coq7 gene encoding 2-polyprenyl-3-methyl-6-methoxy-1,4-benzoquinone monooxygenase codes for MERRLSLIDRLLADTQNALGTVFGAPSAERDNPAGDRADVVLDDAERRHAAGLMRINHVGEVCAQALYVGQAAVARDPQTRAALLAAASEETDHLAWCAERLAELDARPSLFNPLWYAGSYTIGVLAGLRGDGWNLGFVVETERQVEAHLHEHLEKLPAADLRSRAILEVMKEDEARHADKAEAQGARVLPQPVPTLMAAASNLMKSIAYRI; via the coding sequence ATGGAACGCCGCCTGAGCCTGATCGACCGCCTGCTGGCGGATACCCAGAACGCCCTCGGCACCGTCTTCGGCGCCCCGTCGGCCGAGCGCGACAACCCCGCCGGCGACCGCGCGGACGTGGTGCTCGACGACGCCGAACGCCGGCACGCCGCCGGCCTGATGCGCATCAACCATGTCGGCGAGGTCTGCGCGCAGGCGCTGTATGTCGGCCAGGCCGCCGTCGCCCGCGACCCGCAGACCCGCGCCGCGCTTCTCGCCGCCGCCTCGGAAGAAACCGACCACCTGGCCTGGTGCGCCGAGCGCCTGGCCGAACTCGATGCGCGCCCGAGCCTGTTCAACCCGCTCTGGTATGCCGGCAGCTACACCATCGGCGTGCTCGCCGGCCTGCGCGGGGACGGCTGGAACCTGGGCTTCGTGGTGGAAACCGAGCGCCAGGTGGAGGCGCACCTGCACGAGCACCTCGAAAAGCTCCCGGCCGCCGACCTGCGCAGCCGCGCGATCCTGGAGGTCATGAAGGAAGACGAGGCCCGCCACGCCGACAAGGCCGAAGCGCAGGGTGCGCGCGTGCTGCCGCAACCGGTGCCGACCCTGATGGCCGCCGCCTCGAACCTGATGAAGTCGATCGCCTACCGGATCTGA
- the rplM gene encoding 50S ribosomal protein L13 yields MKTFSAKNETVQRDWYVVDAEGKTLGRLASELARRLRGKHKPVYTPHVDTGDYLVVINAEKVHVTGKKMQDKMYHRFTGYIGNLKTESLAQALERHPERVLETAVKGMLPKNPLGRAMYRKLKVYAGPNHPHTAQQPQPLDI; encoded by the coding sequence ATGAAGACTTTCAGCGCCAAGAACGAGACCGTCCAGCGTGACTGGTACGTGGTCGATGCCGAAGGCAAGACCCTCGGTCGCCTCGCCTCCGAACTTGCACGCCGCCTGCGCGGCAAGCACAAGCCCGTCTATACCCCGCACGTCGATACCGGCGATTACCTCGTGGTGATCAACGCCGAGAAAGTCCACGTGACCGGCAAGAAGATGCAGGACAAGATGTACCACCGGTTCACCGGTTACATCGGCAACCTGAAGACCGAATCGCTCGCCCAGGCGCTGGAGCGCCATCCTGAGCGCGTGCTGGAGACTGCCGTGAAGGGCATGCTCCCGAAGAACCCGCTCGGCCGCGCCATGTACCGCAAGCTCAAGGTGTACGCCGGCCCGAACCATCCGCACACGGCCCAGCAGCCGCAGCCGCTGGACATCTAA
- a CDS encoding TIGR03032 family protein produces the protein MSSQEQAPAEGQGGGQGAAQKKPPVDLTKLKVDKSCSRGLATWLSTHRVSLAISSYQTGRVYLVGSDREGRVSFFERIFERAMGIVGNAQRIYLGGLYQLWRFENVLRPNETIHGKFDKCYVPRNAQTIGDLDIHELGIRSDGRVVFVNTKYSCLAELSQTHSFKPIWKPPFISKLAPEDRCHLNGLAMVDGQPKYVTAVCKSDAVDGWRDRRMSGGVVIDVTTDEIVCEGLSMPHSPRWANGKLWVLNAGTGHLGYVDFATKSFVPTAWFPGFLRGLSIVGNVAAVGLSKPRNQRFEGLQLDEELKKRDAEPWCGVQIVSLANGDVLNWIRFEGDISEIFDISFLPGVVNPMMIGLRTAEIRELITFEPETQPEVVA, from the coding sequence GTGAGCAGTCAAGAGCAGGCGCCCGCCGAAGGGCAGGGCGGTGGGCAGGGTGCGGCGCAGAAGAAGCCGCCGGTCGATCTCACCAAGCTGAAAGTCGACAAGAGTTGTTCGCGCGGCCTGGCGACGTGGTTGTCGACCCATCGCGTTTCGCTCGCCATCTCCTCCTACCAGACCGGCCGCGTGTACCTGGTCGGCAGCGATCGCGAAGGCCGCGTGTCGTTCTTCGAACGCATCTTCGAACGCGCGATGGGCATCGTCGGCAACGCGCAGCGCATCTACCTCGGCGGCCTCTACCAGTTGTGGCGCTTCGAGAACGTGCTGCGCCCGAACGAAACCATCCACGGCAAGTTCGACAAGTGCTACGTCCCGCGCAATGCGCAGACGATCGGCGACCTCGACATCCACGAGCTCGGCATCCGCAGCGACGGGCGCGTGGTGTTCGTCAACACCAAGTATTCCTGCCTGGCCGAGTTGAGCCAGACGCACAGCTTCAAGCCGATCTGGAAGCCGCCCTTCATCAGCAAGCTGGCGCCGGAGGATCGTTGCCATCTCAACGGCCTGGCGATGGTCGATGGCCAGCCGAAGTACGTCACCGCGGTGTGCAAGTCCGATGCCGTCGATGGCTGGCGCGATCGCCGCATGAGCGGCGGCGTGGTGATCGACGTCACCACCGACGAGATCGTGTGCGAAGGCCTGTCGATGCCGCATTCGCCGCGCTGGGCCAACGGCAAGCTGTGGGTGCTCAACGCGGGCACCGGGCACCTGGGCTACGTGGATTTCGCGACGAAGTCCTTCGTGCCGACGGCGTGGTTCCCGGGCTTCCTGCGTGGTTTGTCGATCGTGGGCAACGTCGCCGCGGTGGGCTTGTCGAAGCCGCGCAACCAGCGCTTCGAAGGCCTGCAGCTCGACGAAGAACTGAAGAAGCGCGACGCCGAGCCGTGGTGCGGCGTGCAGATCGTGTCGCTGGCCAACGGCGACGTGCTCAACTGGATCCGCTTCGAAGGCGACATCAGCGAAATCTTCGACATCAGCTTCCTGCCCGGCGTGGTGAATCCGATGATGATCGGATTGCGCACGGCGGAGATCCGCGAGCTGATCACGTTCGAACCCGAAACGCAGCCGGAGGTCGTGGCATGA
- a CDS encoding EF-hand domain-containing protein — translation MKARIIFASIALIAASSAFAQNAAQPAARPAQAMQPVDPDAVFAAWDKDKNGVLSPQEFRDGYDDTREAIAVQRLRIEFQRHDANHDGRLDAGEYAQLALVQRAGKNAPMLSAFDKDKNQSLDFKEYVDFIRVAAKAQAVATPAPKTKAN, via the coding sequence ATGAAGGCCCGCATCATCTTCGCTTCGATCGCACTGATCGCGGCATCCAGCGCTTTTGCACAGAATGCCGCGCAGCCGGCGGCGCGTCCGGCGCAGGCCATGCAGCCGGTCGACCCCGACGCGGTCTTCGCCGCGTGGGACAAGGACAAGAACGGCGTGTTGTCGCCGCAGGAATTCCGCGACGGTTACGACGACACGCGCGAAGCGATCGCCGTGCAACGCCTGCGCATCGAATTCCAGCGCCACGACGCCAACCACGATGGGCGCCTGGACGCCGGCGAATACGCACAGCTCGCGCTCGTGCAGCGCGCCGGCAAGAACGCGCCGATGCTGTCGGCCTTCGACAAGGACAAGAACCAAAGCCTGGACTTCAAGGAATACGTGGACTTCATCCGCGTCGCCGCGAAAGCGCAGGCCGTCGCCACGCCCGCCCCGAAGACGAAGGCCAACTGA
- a CDS encoding fumarylacetoacetate hydrolase family protein yields MKLGSLKEGGRDGTLIVVSRDLTRAVRATAIAPTLQRALEDWSNAAPRLNALSDALNAGEAEDAFELDVAALAAPLPRAYEFVDGSAYLPHVERVRRARGAEVPESFYVDPLMYQATSAGFLGPRDPVKVVDEAYGIDLEAEIVVITDDVPMAVSPERAAMHIQLVGLVNDVSLRNLIPGELAKGFGFLQSKPRSALSPVFVTPDELDAAWEGNKVHLPLVTHVNGQWFGAPEAGVDMQFDFAQLVAHAAKTRPLSAGTIVGSGTIANEDTSKGASCFAEKRTVETLETGKPVTPFLSFGDSVRIEMFDAAGKSIFGAIDQRIDRQTPAV; encoded by the coding sequence ATGAAGCTCGGTTCCCTCAAGGAAGGCGGCCGCGACGGCACGCTCATCGTCGTCTCCCGCGACCTCACGCGCGCCGTGCGCGCCACCGCGATCGCGCCCACGCTGCAGCGCGCGCTGGAAGACTGGTCGAACGCCGCGCCCCGCCTCAATGCCTTGTCCGACGCACTGAATGCAGGCGAGGCCGAAGATGCCTTCGAGCTGGATGTCGCCGCGCTGGCCGCGCCGCTCCCGCGCGCCTATGAATTCGTCGACGGCAGCGCCTACCTGCCGCACGTCGAACGCGTGCGTCGCGCGCGCGGCGCCGAAGTGCCGGAAAGCTTCTACGTCGACCCGCTGATGTACCAGGCCACCAGCGCCGGCTTCCTCGGCCCGCGCGATCCGGTGAAGGTGGTCGACGAGGCCTACGGCATCGACCTCGAAGCGGAAATCGTGGTGATCACCGACGACGTGCCGATGGCGGTCTCGCCCGAACGCGCGGCGATGCACATCCAGCTGGTCGGCCTGGTCAACGACGTCTCGCTGCGCAACCTGATTCCCGGCGAACTCGCCAAGGGCTTCGGCTTCCTGCAGTCCAAGCCGCGCTCCGCGCTCTCGCCCGTGTTCGTCACGCCCGACGAACTCGACGCCGCGTGGGAAGGCAACAAGGTCCACCTGCCCCTGGTGACGCACGTGAACGGCCAGTGGTTCGGTGCGCCGGAGGCGGGCGTGGACATGCAGTTCGACTTCGCCCAGCTCGTCGCGCACGCGGCGAAGACGCGACCGCTGTCGGCGGGCACCATCGTCGGCTCCGGCACGATCGCCAACGAGGACACCTCCAAGGGTGCCTCGTGCTTCGCCGAGAAGCGCACCGTGGAAACCCTCGAGACGGGCAAGCCGGTCACCCCCTTCCTGTCCTTCGGTGACAGCGTGCGCATCGAGATGTTCGACGCCGCGGGCAAGAGCATCTTCGGCGCCATCGACCAGCGCATCGACCGGCAGACCCCGGCGGTCTGA
- a CDS encoding GNAT family N-acetyltransferase: MGGAVASENFIGVRGVEPDDAAAVAALLDVLGYPCTEAEARERIAHFREDARQFLLLAMSNGTPCGLAAMKLNYSLTRGADVARITALVVSPESHGQGIGRRLLREVETIARRNGAMRLEVTSNPSRTGAHAFYHACGYSDGSRHFYKPLGE; this comes from the coding sequence ATGGGCGGCGCCGTCGCATCCGAAAATTTCATCGGGGTGCGCGGCGTCGAACCGGACGACGCGGCCGCGGTGGCCGCCTTGCTCGACGTCCTCGGCTACCCGTGCACGGAAGCCGAGGCGCGCGAGCGCATCGCCCACTTCCGCGAGGACGCACGCCAGTTCCTGCTGCTGGCGATGTCCAACGGCACGCCCTGCGGCCTGGCCGCGATGAAGCTCAATTACTCGCTCACGCGCGGCGCCGACGTCGCGCGCATCACCGCGCTCGTGGTCTCGCCGGAATCGCACGGCCAGGGCATCGGCCGCCGCTTGCTGCGCGAGGTCGAAACGATCGCCCGCCGCAACGGCGCGATGCGGCTGGAAGTCACCAGCAATCCCTCGCGCACCGGCGCGCACGCCTTCTACCACGCGTGCGGTTACAGCGACGGCTCGCGGCATTTCTACAAACCGCTGGGCGAGTGA
- a CDS encoding OmpA family protein, giving the protein MRPSFAHIAVTQHARLRGLVIAVALATSALSGCASLPPPTGELSAAQQAVSRAESADADQYASAELASARNALTAAQSAMSSGKDDDARRFAETASADAELALARSRAATTGSDYEQHRSEIAGLRQRLNLGADDAAPSAPQWPEAAGVGPGQDVAAVLSQRLVALDADARLQGLAAYERLQARQSVDALPNVRKSDRAHAQQVATARVQTAETAAHTAATQREVDRLDRERSELLVEASRQDAERARQEAERLRFEAQVQMEEAQRLRDSVQAESAARQQAEEVILDVTGDQTSKLNAAREKEAALARQEAELTAGASLPPSRRDSRGEVFTLASDAFASGATLSGSGKTRLKALAAYLKAGPVPRVKIEAHTDGQGEADANLKLSQRRADAVRDALAAGGIPKSKMQSAGLGEASPVADDSTASGRARNRRVEIIVSSK; this is encoded by the coding sequence ATGCGTCCAAGCTTCGCACATATCGCTGTAACGCAACACGCGCGCCTGCGCGGCCTTGTGATCGCAGTCGCGCTGGCCACATCGGCGTTGTCGGGCTGTGCCAGCCTGCCTCCGCCGACGGGCGAACTGTCGGCCGCGCAGCAGGCCGTGTCGCGCGCCGAAAGCGCGGACGCCGACCAGTACGCATCGGCTGAGCTTGCATCGGCGCGCAACGCACTGACGGCCGCGCAATCGGCGATGTCCAGCGGCAAGGACGACGACGCGCGGCGTTTCGCGGAAACCGCGTCGGCCGATGCCGAACTCGCGCTCGCCCGCAGCCGGGCCGCGACCACCGGCTCGGACTACGAACAGCACCGGAGCGAGATCGCGGGCCTGCGCCAGCGCCTGAACCTGGGCGCGGACGACGCGGCCCCCTCCGCGCCGCAATGGCCCGAGGCGGCGGGCGTGGGGCCGGGCCAGGATGTCGCGGCCGTGCTCTCGCAGCGGCTCGTCGCCCTCGATGCGGATGCACGGCTGCAGGGCCTGGCCGCCTACGAACGGCTGCAGGCGCGCCAGTCGGTGGATGCGCTGCCCAACGTGCGCAAGAGCGACCGGGCCCACGCCCAGCAGGTCGCGACGGCCCGCGTGCAGACCGCCGAAACCGCCGCGCACACCGCGGCCACGCAGCGGGAAGTGGATCGCCTGGACCGCGAGCGCAGCGAACTGCTGGTCGAAGCCAGCCGCCAGGATGCCGAACGCGCCCGCCAGGAGGCCGAGCGCCTGCGCTTCGAGGCACAGGTGCAGATGGAGGAGGCCCAGCGCCTGCGCGACTCGGTGCAGGCCGAATCCGCCGCGCGCCAGCAGGCCGAGGAGGTGATCCTCGACGTCACGGGCGACCAGACCTCCAAGCTCAATGCCGCCCGCGAAAAGGAAGCCGCGCTCGCCCGCCAGGAGGCCGAGCTGACCGCCGGCGCCTCGCTGCCGCCGTCCAGGCGCGATTCGCGCGGGGAAGTGTTCACGCTCGCCAGCGATGCCTTCGCCTCCGGCGCCACGTTGTCCGGTTCGGGCAAGACCCGCCTCAAGGCGCTCGCCGCCTACCTCAAGGCAGGCCCGGTGCCGCGCGTGAAGATCGAAGCCCACACCGACGGGCAGGGCGAGGCCGATGCGAACCTCAAGCTGTCGCAGCGTCGCGCCGATGCGGTGCGCGATGCGCTGGCCGCGGGCGGCATCCCCAAGTCGAAGATGCAGTCCGCCGGGCTGGGTGAAGCGTCTCCGGTTGCGGACGACAGCACCGCTTCGGGACGCGCGCGCAACCGCCGCGTCGAGATCATCGTCTCGTCCAAATAA
- the rpsI gene encoding 30S ribosomal protein S9, whose protein sequence is MAIQQNYGTGRRKSSTARVFLRKGTGTITINERSIEDFFGRETARMIVRQPLELTQSTDKFDVIVTVEGGGTTGQAGAIRLGISRALVEYDESLKSDLRKAGFMTRDAREVERKKVGLHKARRATQFSKR, encoded by the coding sequence ATGGCGATCCAGCAGAATTACGGCACCGGCCGTCGCAAGTCCTCCACGGCCCGCGTGTTCCTGCGCAAGGGCACGGGCACCATCACCATCAACGAGCGTTCGATCGAAGACTTCTTCGGTCGCGAAACCGCCCGCATGATCGTGCGCCAGCCGCTCGAGCTGACGCAGTCCACCGACAAGTTCGACGTCATCGTGACGGTCGAAGGCGGCGGCACCACCGGCCAGGCCGGCGCGATCCGCCTCGGCATCTCGCGCGCCCTCGTGGAATACGACGAGTCGCTGAAGTCCGACCTGCGCAAGGCCGGTTTCATGACCCGCGACGCCCGCGAAGTCGAGCGCAAGAAGGTCGGCCTCCACAAGGCCCGCCGCGCCACGCAGTTCTCGAAGCGTTGA